The sequence GCCGGGGGAGTGCCCGGGTGGATGCTGCGGATTGAGTGGCTCGTTGACGTAGACCACGGCGTTGCTCAGTTCGAGCATCTTCCCGACCCAGCTCGTGCCTGTCCGGGGCAGCCCGGTGACCAACAGCGGGCCCGGGCGGTCCTGGGGGGCTCCCATCGGTCAGGCTCCCTTCGTGGCGGCGTGTCGCGGACTGCCGCGGCGGCCCGGCCGCAGCGTGGCGAGGGCGTCGAGCGCGAGCGGTTGGCGCTGTAACCACAACGCACCGAGGAACAGCAAGGTGCCGATGACGGAGGCGACGAGCAGGGGGACGAGCTGGGTACCGCCGAACAGTCGGACCAGACCCGGGACGAGGCCGAAGCAGACTCCGGCGATGAGGATCGCGGTGAAGCTGGCGCGGCTGAACGGGTGAAGTCCGAGGACGAAGGCGATCTGAGACAGCGGCAGGAGGTTGTTGACCAGGATGGCGGCCGACCACCCGATCCCTGCGCCGAGAATGCCGAGGTGCGGGATCAGGAGGATGTCGACGGTGATGTTGACGACCAGCGCCAGCACCGCGTTGCCCAGGTTCCACGTGGTGCGCCCGCCCATGATCAGGACCACATCGACCATTCCGCATGCGGTCGCAATCAGCATGGTCAGCGAGAGCAGGACGACGACTGTGGTGCCGGCCGTGTAGCCGTGTCCGAAGAGGCGGGTCATGTACGGCGCGAACACTGCACACATCAGGTAGAGCGGCCAGGTGACGAGGATCAGCCAACCCGTCGCGATGCGGTACAGGTGGTTGGTGGCGTCCTTCTCGTGGCGGGCTAACCGCTGGCTCAGCCGCGGCTGGACCGACGTCGTGATCGCCTGGGCGCCGAGCTGCCCGACGACGAGGAACCGGGTGGCCGCGGTGTAGATCGCGGCGTCGATCGGGCCCTTGATCGCTGCGACGAGGACGATGTCGAGCCGTTGCAGGGCAAGTTGTACGACGCTGGCCAGGGCACGGGGGGCGGTGAACCGCCAGAACTCGCTGATCTGGCCAGGCTCGATCGTGGTGGGTCCTTCGGCGCGGACGCCGGATCGGCGCAGCAGCTTGCGCAGCCAGAAGGCTGCCAGCACCGCCGCCGGCAGATAGGGCACGACCCAGGCGAACGGCAGGACGAGCTGCGACCCCAGGACGACGGCGATCACCGTGAGGAGCACCTGCGCGACCGGCCGGCCGACCTTCTCGACGGCCACCATCGGGCGCATGGTGCCGATTCCCTGGGTCGCCGACAGCAAAGCGTCGGAGGCCGCTCCCAGCGGCAGGAACACGACCAGGATCCGCAGGAAGGTCGCGAAGTCTCCGGAGTCGCCGTGCACCAGCCACCCCGCCATGTCCGGGGCGAGGAAGATCGCGACGACGGCGGCGAGCACCGACGTCACGAGCACGGGCAGCAGCGCGATCCGCAGAGAGCCGCGGATCCGGCTGGTGGTGCCCAGACTGCGGAAGCGGGAGATGAAGTAGACGAGACCGGTCGTGGTGCCGAGCTCGGCGACCCTGGCGCCCAGCAGGAACACCGAGGTCGCCGTGAAGAAGACGCCTGCGGTGGTCTTGTCGAAGCCTCGGGTGACGAGGACGACGAGGACGAAGTTCGCCACCGACGATGTGCCGGCGCCGACGAGGTTCAGCACCCCACCGCGGGCCACCGCGCCGAGTTCGGACTTGCTGGACGCCGGTCGTGCGGACTCCGCTGGCCGCCGGTCGGGTTCCTGTCTGGTGCTCGTCACCGCCGCCAGCTGGGGGTCGCGCCGAGCCATCCGGCGAGCCGCTCGTCGTACGGAAGGAAGTACTCGTCAAGCCTTGTCCGGAGCGAGTCCGACATCGGGGAGCGCGGCCGGGCGTTGTGCTGCTCGAAGTCCGGTGACCCGAGTTCGGGGAGTCCGAGGTAGGACAACACCTCGCGGTAGGCCGGCTCGGGCTTCTCGAAGAAGTCCTGGCTGTCGACGACGTGGATACGGTCGCGGCCCACTGCGCGTTCGAGGCGCTCGATCTGCTCGACATAGCGACCGCGGGCGACGTAGGACTGATGCTGAAGGCTGTGGCTGTTGTAGGTCGGGTCGGCGATGATGCGCTCGGCCTCGCCGCGCGTCCGCTCCTCCTCGAGCTCCAGCGCACGTTCGAAGGACTTCTCCAGGTCGTAGCCGCGGGCGACCTCGTGGGTGTGTGCCGAGTACGCCCGTTCTACCGGGTCACGGAGCAGAACGATCAGCCGGACCGAGGGTAGGTCCCGGGCAATGCGTTCTGCCGCGAGCGGATGGAACATGTAGTAGGGGCTCGACTCGCCGGTCAACGGGCGGACGCCGAGGGCACGCTGCGTGCGGGTCGCGGTGTACTGCAGCGGGAACTGAGCGCGATACCAACCGGGGCCGTTGGTGTAACCGACGTCGAAGTAGTGAACTCCCTTACGGAGCACGGCTTTGAGCACCGCAGGATGCTGACTCAGGGTCTTGTACATCGAGGTGGTGCCGCTGCGTTGCGCGCCGACGATGAGAAAGTCCGGGAGCATTCGCGCGTTCCGCGTCAGTTGGCCGGTGAGCTCGGACGCCGTGAGAGCGACTCTCTTGACCCTCCGCGGGATCGGCCTGCCGGCGATCTTCATGATGGTGTTCCCCCTGTCATCGTCGCGATCTTCGCGGCGAGTTGTGGCAGCAGCCACTCTTCCGGCGCCCCCAGGCGCGCACCGGCTTCGGCCTGCCCGTCGACGACGTACCGGCCGGCGAGCTCGATGAGATAGAGCATCGCGGTCACGGTCGCCACGTCGTCGGCGAGCCCTATCGGCTTGAGCAATTCCGGTGCGACGGCAAGCAGATCACCGACCGCACCGGCGGGCTCCCGACGCTTGACCACGACGAGATCCTGGAGAGCGTAATGCACCAAATCGTAACCGACCGGGACGCCCGTCGTGAAGCGTTCCCAGTCCCACACCAGGACGGTGTCCCGAAGCACGGACATGTTCCAGGGCGACCAGTCGCCGTGCCATGCACCGAAGGTGAGGGTGGTGCTTCCCGCTCGTGCTGTGAGCTCGCCGATGATCGTGCGTAGTGAGTCTGCGGCACGCCCGTCTCCCGCGTCGGCCAGGCGGGCGGCGAGGTTTCGCCAGTAGTCGCTCGCGGCGAGAGTCTCGGTGGTAGTCCCGGCGACACGGGCAAGTTCGATCGCTGCCGACGTGACTCGCGCCGCAGATGACGAGCCGCGGCGTCGCCGCACCGGAAGGGCCGACAGCACGAGTACCTCGAGCTCACGCCACCGGCCGTCGTGCAGCACCGAGGGGATGGTCATCGAGGGGAGATCCGCCGAGGCAAGAGTTCGCAGGGCGCTGCCCTCGGCCCGGACCAGCCGTCGGGTCAGGTCGTTGACGCCGATCTTGGCGAACCCCATCGTCACACCCTTGTCGCTGACCAACTGCAGCACGGGTTTGCGATTGGCCCGCGGAGGACCGATGTGCAGGCTGAGACGAACGTCCCTGCCGAGGACCTCGCAGAGGTAGGTCTCGATGGTGTCGGCATCCGATCCGTCGTAGACGCGGACCCGGTCTCGCAACACCTTGTCGCCGACGCCGGTCCGGATCGACAGGGACAGTGCCTGCGTCCGCAGCCAGGCCATACGTGACCGCGGTTGGCTGTAACGCCGGACCGCGGCCGCTGCTGCCCGCGGTTTTCCGGCGGGCACGAGCAGCCGGGGCCGGCGGGCATCCGGAACGAGAAGGACCTCGGTCGTCGGCGTGCGGGGGTCGGCGCCGGAACCGGCGACGACGACCGACGCCGGCGGCGGCCACAGCAGTGCGCCGATCTCTCGGAGGTAGGCGGTCCGCGCCGCGCCGTCGGCGCTCGAGGGAACCAAACCCCGGGATGGGACTGCGCGCGTGGACCTCACCGGTGCAACCCCGTCGCTCGTTGGGGGGTGAAAGGTGCTGAATGCCGGCGGGACAGCGCCGGCGAGGTGGTGGATCCGCTCGTACTCTGCATGTCGTTGCGCCACATCAGCGCGACGGACAACATGTAGAGGACCAGCGGCACGATGAGCGCGTTGTAGACCAGCATGTAGACGAAGGACTGCAGCAGGACGAGTACGCCGCCCATGCCGATGGCAGACTTGTCCCGTCGGTAGCGCCACGCCGCGGCGATGAAGAACCACACATAGAGAATCGCGCCGACGTATCCCTGGGAGATCAGCACCAACCAGAACTGCCCGTTGCTCCCGATGGTGCTGTTACCGCACAGCTGGCAGGTCGCGGATTTGCCGACGCTGATGGACTGCGCGCTGCCCAGCGTGTTGCGGGTGCTTCCGTAGCCGAGGATCGGCGAGTGGGTCGCGCCGGTGATCGCTTGGGTGACCGTGTAGCTGCGGATGCTGTTGCTCTGCCCGTGCTGGAACCGGCTGGTCACGACGTCGTGCAGCGGCGATACGACGAAGGCGACAGCTCCTCCCACCAGGACGACGGCGAGGACCCCGACCGCGACCACCTTGCCGCGCGCGGCCAGCCGGACGGCGACGTAAATCGCGCATACGCCCAGCGCAACCCACAGGCCGCGGTTGAGGGAGAAGACGATCGGCACGACCGAGATCGCGACCGCGATGAGACCGATGATGCGCTGGCGGGAGGAGCCCCTGATGACCCAGCCGACGATGATCCACACCAAGAGGATCGACAGACAGTTACCCCAGGTGTTGGTGTAGCCGAACGGTGCGCTGGGTCGGGGCGCCGAGTACCCGAGCACCACCTGGACCTGCGCCGCCGTCGGGTGCACCAGGCTCTTCACGAAGAGGTTGGTCCGCATCGAATGCGGCAGCAACAACTCGAGGGGGGCGGTGAATTGGAATCTCGGCGCCACCAGCCCGAGGAGGCCGCCGCCGACCGTGACCAGGAAGAGATAGCTCAGCAGGCTGGTGAGCCGTCGCTGTGGCATCTCCTTCTCGGTCAGGTTTCCGGCGTACAGCAAGACGATCGTCGCGGTCAGGTATTCGACGATGCGTAGCGACTCGGAAATGATCTGGCTGCTCCCGCTGCGCGTGCCCGGCGGGTTGGCCTTGAGCATGACGAGGCTCGCGAAGACCCACAGCAGGAAGAGCAGCCACACCCCGAAGCCCGGCGGCACCTTGATAGGCCGGCGGCGGAGCAACTCGACCGCCATAGGCAGCGCCAGGATGGGGAAGATGAAGGTGCCCAGCCCCAGCGCCCACCACAGCGGAAAGCCCACGATCAGCGCCGTCAGCGGCCAGCCGGGCCGGAGCGAGAAGAATCGCACCGGGCGGGCTCGGTCGAGTCCGGAAGCCGGATGGGGATTGTGCCGGGGTTCTCCCTGCCGCGCCGGGGCCGTCGTCGTCATCGCCGCGCTACCCGGTCTTCACGGTGCTGCCCGGAGGGACGAGGAGGACCCAGGTAGGGCCAGGAGCGAACTGCAACGGGAAGCCTCCCGCGTCGACGTAGTTGGTCAGCTTCGCAGCGCCGGGCTTCGACCAGGTGCACCCGGCCGTCTGGTCGAGCGACACGACCCGGCAGCTGCCCGTGCCGACGATGACCGGGCTGCGCA comes from Mycobacteriales bacterium and encodes:
- a CDS encoding polysaccharide biosynthesis C-terminal domain-containing protein, encoding MTSTRQEPDRRPAESARPASSKSELGAVARGGVLNLVGAGTSSVANFVLVVLVTRGFDKTTAGVFFTATSVFLLGARVAELGTTTGLVYFISRFRSLGTTSRIRGSLRIALLPVLVTSVLAAVVAIFLAPDMAGWLVHGDSGDFATFLRILVVFLPLGAASDALLSATQGIGTMRPMVAVEKVGRPVAQVLLTVIAVVLGSQLVLPFAWVVPYLPAAVLAAFWLRKLLRRSGVRAEGPTTIEPGQISEFWRFTAPRALASVVQLALQRLDIVLVAAIKGPIDAAIYTAATRFLVVGQLGAQAITTSVQPRLSQRLARHEKDATNHLYRIATGWLILVTWPLYLMCAVFAPYMTRLFGHGYTAGTTVVVLLSLTMLIATACGMVDVVLIMGGRTTWNLGNAVLALVVNITVDILLIPHLGILGAGIGWSAAILVNNLLPLSQIAFVLGLHPFSRASFTAILIAGVCFGLVPGLVRLFGGTQLVPLLVASVIGTLLFLGALWLQRQPLALDALATLRPGRRGSPRHAATKGA
- a CDS encoding O-antigen ligase family protein; the encoded protein is MRFFSLRPGWPLTALIVGFPLWWALGLGTFIFPILALPMAVELLRRRPIKVPPGFGVWLLFLLWVFASLVMLKANPPGTRSGSSQIISESLRIVEYLTATIVLLYAGNLTEKEMPQRRLTSLLSYLFLVTVGGGLLGLVAPRFQFTAPLELLLPHSMRTNLFVKSLVHPTAAQVQVVLGYSAPRPSAPFGYTNTWGNCLSILLVWIIVGWVIRGSSRQRIIGLIAVAISVVPIVFSLNRGLWVALGVCAIYVAVRLAARGKVVAVGVLAVVLVGGAVAFVVSPLHDVVTSRFQHGQSNSIRSYTVTQAITGATHSPILGYGSTRNTLGSAQSISVGKSATCQLCGNSTIGSNGQFWLVLISQGYVGAILYVWFFIAAAWRYRRDKSAIGMGGVLVLLQSFVYMLVYNALIVPLVLYMLSVALMWRNDMQSTSGSTTSPALSRRHSAPFTPQRATGLHR
- a CDS encoding sulfotransferase; amino-acid sequence: MLPDFLIVGAQRSGTTSMYKTLSQHPAVLKAVLRKGVHYFDVGYTNGPGWYRAQFPLQYTATRTQRALGVRPLTGESSPYYMFHPLAAERIARDLPSVRLIVLLRDPVERAYSAHTHEVARGYDLEKSFERALELEEERTRGEAERIIADPTYNSHSLQHQSYVARGRYVEQIERLERAVGRDRIHVVDSQDFFEKPEPAYREVLSYLGLPELGSPDFEQHNARPRSPMSDSLRTRLDEYFLPYDERLAGWLGATPSWRR
- a CDS encoding phosphotransferase, with product MVPSSADGAARTAYLREIGALLWPPPASVVVAGSGADPRTPTTEVLLVPDARRPRLLVPAGKPRAAAAAVRRYSQPRSRMAWLRTQALSLSIRTGVGDKVLRDRVRVYDGSDADTIETYLCEVLGRDVRLSLHIGPPRANRKPVLQLVSDKGVTMGFAKIGVNDLTRRLVRAEGSALRTLASADLPSMTIPSVLHDGRWRELEVLVLSALPVRRRRGSSSAARVTSAAIELARVAGTTTETLAASDYWRNLAARLADAGDGRAADSLRTIIGELTARAGSTTLTFGAWHGDWSPWNMSVLRDTVLVWDWERFTTGVPVGYDLVHYALQDLVVVKRREPAGAVGDLLAVAPELLKPIGLADDVATVTAMLYLIELAGRYVVDGQAEAGARLGAPEEWLLPQLAAKIATMTGGTPS